One Candidatus Kapaibacterium sp. genomic window carries:
- a CDS encoding carotenoid 1,2-hydratase, which yields MKRYLMSTGALVLFVAMVVLFLIYGIKRDSKLPQSFNTISVSDAMSADEGNYTKALEPREFIFPEDHGAHDDFKIEWWYFTGNLSDEKGNRFGYQFTIFRNALSSDSVSKQSSMSTNQLYLAHFALTDVSNGKFYYADKYSRGAANLAGASYLPLKIHVEDWTISTNEEYNSDYLMPEFKINADAGDFAIEFDVVPLKSIVKHGVNGLSAKSNTTGNASYYYSYTRMDTRGQIKIGNRNFSVSGNSWMDREWSTSALDSAQVGWDWFSLQLDNEHEIMFFMLRNRDGSFNFGKGTLVNPDGKHEYISPNDINIRVTNHWTNEDGHKYPAVWTMKSDKYDFDLKIETQVPDQELKLIIRYYEGSVLLDGTHKGQKVKGYGYAELTGYTN from the coding sequence ATGAAGCGATATTTAATGTCCACAGGCGCGCTTGTCCTATTTGTTGCAATGGTTGTATTGTTCTTAATCTATGGCATCAAAAGAGATAGTAAATTGCCCCAAAGTTTTAACACTATTTCGGTCAGCGATGCTATGAGTGCAGACGAAGGCAACTATACGAAAGCATTAGAGCCGCGAGAGTTCATCTTTCCCGAAGACCACGGAGCACATGACGATTTCAAAATTGAATGGTGGTATTTCACGGGCAATTTATCGGATGAAAAAGGCAATCGTTTTGGCTACCAATTTACAATCTTTCGTAATGCATTGTCCTCCGATTCAGTTTCCAAGCAATCGTCAATGTCAACAAATCAGCTTTATCTCGCACATTTCGCTCTGACTGATGTTTCAAACGGCAAATTTTATTATGCCGATAAATATTCTCGTGGAGCCGCAAATCTTGCCGGTGCCTCGTATTTGCCACTGAAAATTCATGTCGAAGATTGGACAATTTCAACAAATGAAGAATATAATAGTGACTATCTCATGCCCGAATTTAAAATCAATGCCGATGCAGGTGATTTCGCTATCGAATTTGATGTAGTTCCACTTAAAAGCATTGTGAAACATGGAGTAAATGGACTCAGTGCCAAAAGCAATACGACCGGAAATGCTTCATATTATTATTCATATACGCGAATGGACACTCGCGGACAAATCAAAATCGGAAATAGGAATTTTTCGGTAAGCGGCAATTCGTGGATGGACAGAGAATGGAGCACAAGTGCCTTGGATTCGGCTCAGGTCGGGTGGGATTGGTTTTCGCTTCAATTAGACAACGAACACGAAATTATGTTTTTCATGCTCCGAAATCGAGACGGCAGTTTCAATTTTGGCAAAGGAACGTTGGTTAATCCCGATGGAAAACACGAATATATCAGCCCAAACGATATTAATATTAGGGTCACCAATCATTGGACAAATGAGGATGGACATAAATATCCCGCAGTCTGGACAATGAAAAGCGACAAATATGATTTTGATTTGAAAATTGAAACTCAAGTGCCCGACCAAGAACTGAAGCTAATCATTAGATATTACGAAGGCTCGGTATTGCTCGACGGAACACATAAAGGGCAAAAAGTCAAGGGTTATGGCTATGCAGAATTGACGGGATATACGAATTAA
- a CDS encoding FtsX-like permease family protein produces the protein MGFTINLSSLRYYLKNPMQLILSIVGVALGVGVVVSIDLANESAYEAFKLSMRSVSGNATHYISGGPNGFSDSVYRHIKVDKAFRKSAPVVEKFIRIQDEKFGVVTLMGIDPFAEQGFRNYVNADDFNFGGALGDFIMSENAVIIPKDLANDLNKSIGDTIIAESDGKIFTMSIAGIIEPDENSIDLKNFVFTDISTAQHLLGMGDMISRIDLILPEENEKEILAELKQNLPEYTNINPSAARSKAGSGMTESFRINLAAMSLLALIVGIFLIYNTMTFAVVRRRRYIGLLRSLGVTGKEIYFLVLREAFIIGLIGTFLGIAIGIQLGYFMTNLVTKVINDMYFVLQVQTVEVSSLSLLKGMLLGLAATVIAALKPAHEAGKVPAGMALARSSQEKKLKSQISKFNIFGIIIFLSAIPILFIETDSIYLTYLGVVPVILGFSLLIPQFIIIIVAIIKPVVSKLFGTIGSMAARSIVTQLSRTTIAVAALCVAVSAAIGIGTMVKSFRNTVDDWLHFRLKADIYASVPTNVSRFNDGSFSREIAARILELDEVRAMNLYREYQLNDGGRIYHLLAAQVQSFEHEQFKTEGGISMDELWDKFQNENSIIMSESFAFKNKVEIGDTLSLVTDRGRVTFNIDGLYYDYSSDIGLLMLGMDTYLKHFDDEMLSGIAVFANEGVNIDSLERQIKIAAGDDIEFLVRSNKRLIDGSIEIFDRTFIITNVLQLLAISVAFIGILSALMALQLERAREFGVLRSIGMTPAQLRKLVILQTGIMGFIAAIAALPLGNILAYILVTVVNKRSFGWTVNFEFIPEYMLQGFVVSILASVLAGIYPAIKLSQSSPANSLREE, from the coding sequence ATGGGATTCACGATAAATCTGTCATCTTTGCGCTATTATCTCAAAAACCCGATGCAATTGATTTTGTCAATAGTTGGTGTGGCGCTGGGAGTTGGTGTAGTCGTTTCGATAGATTTGGCGAACGAAAGTGCTTACGAAGCATTCAAACTTTCGATGCGTAGCGTGTCAGGCAATGCCACTCACTATATTTCCGGCGGTCCGAACGGATTCAGCGATTCGGTTTATAGGCACATCAAAGTAGATAAAGCGTTTCGGAAATCTGCACCTGTGGTCGAAAAATTTATACGAATCCAAGATGAAAAGTTTGGTGTTGTTACCTTGATGGGAATTGACCCTTTTGCAGAGCAAGGTTTCAGAAACTACGTTAATGCCGATGATTTCAATTTCGGTGGAGCATTGGGCGATTTTATTATGTCTGAAAATGCTGTAATTATTCCTAAAGATTTGGCAAATGACTTGAATAAATCAATCGGCGACACAATTATTGCCGAATCCGACGGTAAGATTTTCACAATGTCAATAGCCGGAATTATCGAACCTGATGAGAATTCGATTGATTTGAAAAATTTCGTATTTACCGATATTTCTACCGCACAGCATCTTTTGGGAATGGGCGATATGATTTCGCGAATTGATTTGATTTTGCCCGAAGAAAATGAAAAAGAAATCTTGGCGGAATTAAAGCAAAATCTACCCGAATATACAAATATTAATCCCTCTGCGGCTCGCTCTAAAGCCGGGTCGGGAATGACGGAATCCTTCAGAATCAATCTCGCAGCAATGAGTTTGTTGGCATTAATTGTCGGTATATTTTTGATTTATAATACTATGACATTTGCCGTAGTTCGCCGCCGCCGATATATCGGATTGTTGCGTTCATTGGGCGTCACAGGGAAAGAGATTTATTTTTTAGTGCTGAGAGAGGCTTTCATAATCGGCTTGATTGGCACTTTTCTGGGAATTGCGATTGGAATTCAATTGGGCTATTTCATGACCAATTTGGTTACAAAAGTAATTAATGATATGTATTTCGTGCTTCAAGTGCAAACCGTTGAAGTGTCTTCACTTAGCCTGCTCAAAGGGATGTTGCTCGGTTTGGCAGCAACAGTGATTGCGGCACTCAAACCTGCCCACGAAGCCGGTAAAGTTCCTGCCGGAATGGCACTCGCCCGCTCATCACAAGAGAAAAAGCTCAAATCACAAATTTCAAAATTCAATATTTTCGGCATAATTATATTTTTATCGGCGATTCCAATATTATTTATCGAAACTGATAGTATTTATTTAACTTATCTCGGTGTTGTTCCGGTGATTTTGGGATTCAGTTTGCTAATACCGCAATTTATCATAATAATCGTAGCAATAATTAAACCTGTAGTCTCTAAATTATTCGGAACGATTGGCTCGATGGCTGCTCGCAGTATAGTTACTCAGCTTAGCCGGACGACTATTGCTGTTGCGGCTCTGTGTGTGGCAGTTTCTGCAGCAATCGGCATCGGGACTATGGTCAAAAGTTTTCGCAATACGGTTGATGATTGGTTGCATTTCAGGCTCAAAGCGGATATTTATGCTTCGGTTCCGACAAATGTTTCGCGATTCAACGATGGCTCATTTTCGCGTGAAATTGCCGCTCGAATCTTGGAATTGGACGAAGTTAGAGCAATGAATTTATATCGCGAATATCAACTCAATGACGGCGGCAGGATTTATCACCTGCTTGCCGCTCAGGTACAGTCTTTCGAGCATGAACAATTCAAGACGGAAGGCGGAATTTCGATGGATGAACTTTGGGACAAATTCCAAAATGAAAATTCAATTATCATGAGTGAATCATTCGCTTTCAAAAATAAAGTTGAAATTGGCGATACTTTATCATTAGTCACAGACAGAGGGCGAGTGACATTCAATATTGACGGTTTATATTATGATTACAGTTCGGACATCGGGCTGTTGATGCTCGGGATGGACACTTATTTGAAGCACTTTGATGATGAGATGTTATCCGGAATTGCTGTATTTGCCAATGAAGGAGTAAATATTGATTCTTTGGAACGACAAATTAAAATTGCGGCAGGTGACGATATCGAATTTCTTGTGCGCTCGAATAAACGGCTAATTGATGGCTCGATTGAAATATTCGACCGAACATTCATTATCACTAATGTTTTGCAATTGCTTGCTATTTCGGTAGCTTTTATTGGGATTTTATCGGCATTGATGGCATTGCAACTCGAGCGTGCTCGCGAATTCGGCGTTCTGCGCTCAATCGGGATGACTCCCGCCCAACTCCGAAAACTTGTAATATTGCAAACGGGAATTATGGGATTCATTGCGGCAATCGCAGCGCTTCCCCTCGGGAATATTTTGGCTTATATTTTAGTTACTGTGGTGAACAAACGTTCTTTCGGATGGACTGTCAATTTTGAATTTATTCCGGAATATATGCTCCAAGGATTTGTCGTTTCGATATTAGCTTCAGTATTGGCAGGTATTTATCCGGCAATCAAGTTGTCTCAGTCTTCACCGGCTAATTCGTTGAGGGAGGAATAA
- a CDS encoding slipin family protein: MDFELFPIVLVLVAIILASAIKVVREYDRAVVFRLGRLIGFKGPGLIILIPFIDRMIRVSLRTITMDIEPQDVITKDNVSIKVNAVLYFRVVYPDKAIVDVENYLYATNQIAQTTLRSILGQSDLDEILSEREQINVRLQQIIDEHTEPWGIKVASVEVKQIDLPLEMQRAMAKQAQAERERRAKVINADGEFQASKKLAEAAEQISKHPIALQLRFLQTLADVATEKNSTIIFPVPIDLLTPFMEQSRNMTSENLDEFKKLIEAFSKKD, encoded by the coding sequence ATGGATTTCGAATTATTCCCTATCGTTTTAGTTTTAGTCGCAATAATATTAGCTTCTGCAATTAAAGTCGTTCGCGAATACGACAGAGCCGTCGTTTTCAGACTTGGTCGCTTGATTGGATTCAAAGGTCCAGGACTTATCATACTCATCCCTTTCATTGACCGTATGATAAGAGTCTCACTCAGAACTATTACTATGGATATCGAGCCTCAAGATGTTATCACCAAGGACAACGTCTCAATCAAAGTCAACGCAGTGCTTTATTTCCGCGTAGTTTATCCTGACAAAGCAATTGTTGACGTAGAAAACTATTTGTATGCCACTAACCAAATCGCTCAAACTACTCTCAGAAGTATTCTTGGTCAATCAGATTTGGACGAAATCCTTTCTGAACGAGAACAAATCAACGTTAGGCTTCAACAAATCATTGATGAGCATACCGAACCTTGGGGTATTAAAGTCGCTTCAGTCGAAGTTAAACAAATTGATTTGCCTTTGGAAATGCAACGTGCAATGGCTAAGCAAGCCCAAGCCGAACGCGAACGCCGTGCCAAAGTAATCAATGCCGACGGCGAATTCCAAGCCTCTAAAAAACTTGCCGAAGCAGCCGAACAAATCTCGAAGCATCCTATTGCATTGCAATTGCGCTTTTTGCAAACATTAGCCGATGTTGCTACCGAAAAGAATTCTACTATTATATTCCCTGTGCCGATTGACTTATTGACTCCATTTATGGAGCAATCTCGCAATATGACAAGTGAAAATTTGGATGAATTCAAGAAACTGATCGAAGCTTTCTCTAAAAAAGATTAG
- a CDS encoding ABC transporter ATP-binding protein, with protein sequence MKNLIQLENLSKSYDEGSGKHQVFLGLNYQFKVGEITVMFGRSGSGKSTLLNLISGIDVPDSGSIIINDENISELNEHKRTIFRRNHIGFIFQFFNLIPTLTLLENLLLPMELKGKLTSEDIEKAKMMLVEVGLGGKDAKYPDMLSGGEQQRVAIARALIHNPDIILADEPTGNLDKHTGASIIELLDRLVKQKNKTMIMATHSKELIGLADNILSVEGGGLVSISKEDI encoded by the coding sequence ATGAAAAATTTAATTCAGTTAGAAAATTTAAGCAAAAGTTACGACGAAGGTTCGGGCAAACATCAAGTATTTTTGGGATTGAATTACCAATTCAAAGTTGGTGAAATCACCGTCATGTTCGGCAGAAGCGGCAGCGGAAAATCAACTTTGCTCAATCTAATCAGCGGAATTGATGTGCCCGATAGCGGAAGTATTATTATCAACGATGAAAATATTTCCGAGCTGAACGAGCACAAACGTACGATATTTCGCAGAAATCATATCGGCTTCATTTTCCAATTTTTCAATCTTATACCGACTTTGACATTACTCGAAAATCTCCTTTTGCCGATGGAATTGAAGGGCAAATTAACGAGTGAGGACATCGAAAAAGCAAAAATGATGCTCGTCGAGGTTGGATTGGGTGGCAAAGATGCCAAATACCCCGATATGCTCTCAGGTGGCGAGCAACAACGCGTAGCAATTGCAAGAGCATTGATTCACAATCCCGATATTATTTTGGCAGATGAACCCACCGGAAATTTGGATAAACATACCGGAGCAAGTATAATCGAGCTCTTGGATAGGCTTGTCAAGCAAAAAAATAAGACTATGATTATGGCTACGCACAGCAAAGAGCTAATCGGATTGGCAGATAATATTTTGTCAGTTGAAGGCGGCGGTCTGGTCAGCATAAGCAAAGAGGACATCTGA
- a CDS encoding TonB-dependent receptor: MRNIFLIAFALIFIGAFTVHSEELNVDSTRVYKIPSLTVTTSRAQERESPVPFSEITVSEIAQRHTVNDLPKILSETPSILAYSESGNFIGYTNLTLRGFDQRRISIVINGIPQNDPEDHNFYWINMTDLASGLESIQVQRGAGIGSYGAAAIGGSIIMTTKNFARERSVEFSTGIGFQESASSLYNAGQYGSKFGLSASSGLIDNKYAFYTRINRINSFGYRDQSWATLNSYQFGVARFDDNLTTQINFITGSQDDGLAYTGLPKAYVKDADKRRANYNYWSYDRENGTEVDWVTVRRNQEVEQFSQPQIELLNDWHISENLELKSALFFKTGQGYFDYDGTGWTDASSFRLNEQNGYPDANDPTNPIIRAFVGNKYGGWIPRLVWNHGNGIFTSGMEIRMHRSNHWGKINFAENLPENFDPGFKFYNYDGIRNIFSVFANEKLFLTERIALNLDAQIVYQSYGIENEKAGNVFTEYSTTDGTIVGNGERLFDVNYVFFNPRIGVNYNVTDEMNTYISLAHTSREPRMKNLYAASDAFWGAKPLFAFDTTSDGTRLYDFSKALVKPEKMLNLELGWGYLTTDFSVNAGFYWMEYADELVKSGQTDLFGSPIDGNAPKTRHYGIELQATKIFNVSDLFDLRISGNATYSQNKIIEYNFSTRQGHLVSLADNNIAGFPDFMANLRVGISTKDLYFGVALKHVGTYKTDNFGDMLTTDERIRSHLGGGYYADNNFDAYTVLDASLIYTFKQLPFFEEMKIHAVVNNLTNLYYASGAIGPEFFPAAERNYWVNFVFGM; encoded by the coding sequence ATGAGAAATATTTTCTTAATCGCATTTGCACTGATTTTTATTGGTGCTTTCACCGTTCATTCCGAAGAGTTGAACGTAGATTCCACTCGTGTATATAAGATACCGAGTCTAACCGTTACCACATCTCGCGCCCAAGAGCGAGAATCACCTGTACCCTTTTCTGAAATCACTGTTTCGGAAATTGCCCAGCGCCACACAGTAAACGATTTGCCGAAAATCCTGAGCGAGACGCCGTCAATTTTGGCATACTCCGAAAGTGGAAATTTTATCGGCTATACCAATCTTACACTTCGCGGATTCGACCAGCGACGAATTTCTATTGTCATTAATGGCATTCCTCAGAACGACCCCGAAGACCACAATTTCTATTGGATTAACATGACTGATTTGGCTTCGGGGCTCGAAAGCATCCAAGTCCAACGCGGAGCCGGAATTGGCAGTTATGGTGCTGCTGCAATTGGTGGTTCAATTATCATGACCACCAAGAATTTCGCTCGTGAAAGGTCTGTCGAATTCAGCACCGGAATTGGCTTTCAGGAAAGCGCCTCATCGCTATATAATGCCGGGCAATATGGCTCGAAATTCGGGCTTTCGGCTTCGAGTGGATTAATTGATAATAAATATGCTTTTTATACTCGTATAAATCGCATTAATTCATTCGGTTACCGCGACCAATCTTGGGCAACTTTGAACAGTTACCAATTCGGCGTCGCACGATTTGACGATAATCTGACAACGCAAATAAATTTTATTACAGGTTCGCAAGATGACGGCTTGGCTTATACGGGCTTGCCCAAAGCATATGTAAAAGATGCCGACAAACGCAGAGCTAATTACAATTATTGGTCTTACGACCGCGAAAACGGAACGGAAGTAGATTGGGTGACAGTTCGCCGAAATCAAGAAGTAGAGCAATTTTCGCAACCACAGATTGAATTGCTGAATGATTGGCACATTTCCGAGAATCTTGAGCTGAAATCAGCACTTTTTTTCAAAACAGGTCAAGGATATTTTGATTATGACGGCACAGGCTGGACAGATGCCTCGTCATTCCGTTTGAATGAGCAAAATGGCTATCCTGATGCCAATGACCCGACAAATCCGATAATACGCGCTTTTGTTGGCAATAAATACGGCGGATGGATTCCGCGTCTGGTTTGGAATCACGGAAACGGCATTTTCACAAGTGGAATGGAAATAAGAATGCACCGCTCCAATCATTGGGGTAAGATTAATTTTGCAGAAAATTTGCCCGAGAATTTCGACCCCGGTTTCAAATTTTACAATTATGATGGAATTCGCAATATCTTTTCCGTATTTGCAAATGAGAAATTATTTCTGACCGAAAGAATAGCACTGAATTTGGATGCACAAATCGTTTATCAATCTTATGGAATCGAAAACGAAAAAGCAGGCAATGTTTTCACTGAATATTCGACTACTGACGGCACTATAGTGGGCAATGGCGAAAGACTTTTTGATGTTAATTACGTTTTCTTCAATCCGCGAATCGGCGTTAACTACAACGTCACTGATGAAATGAACACATACATTTCACTTGCACACACTTCTCGCGAGCCGCGGATGAAGAATCTCTATGCTGCAAGTGATGCTTTTTGGGGTGCTAAACCTCTATTTGCATTTGATACTACTTCAGATGGCACTCGGCTTTACGACTTCAGCAAAGCACTCGTCAAACCCGAAAAGATGCTCAATCTCGAGCTTGGTTGGGGATACTTGACTACAGATTTCAGCGTAAATGCGGGATTCTATTGGATGGAATACGCTGATGAGCTTGTCAAAAGCGGGCAAACCGATTTGTTCGGCTCGCCGATTGATGGCAATGCACCAAAAACCCGCCACTATGGGATTGAGCTTCAGGCTACGAAAATCTTCAACGTTTCGGATTTATTCGATTTGAGAATCAGTGGCAACGCAACTTATAGCCAAAATAAAATTATCGAATACAATTTCTCAACTCGCCAGGGTCATCTCGTATCGCTTGCGGATAATAATATTGCCGGTTTCCCCGATTTTATGGCGAATTTACGAGTAGGCATCAGCACCAAAGATTTGTACTTCGGTGTAGCCCTAAAGCATGTCGGCACTTATAAAACGGACAATTTCGGAGATATGCTGACCACTGACGAGCGAATCAGAAGTCATCTCGGAGGTGGATATTACGCAGATAACAACTTTGATGCATATACAGTGCTGGATGCAAGCCTGATTTACACTTTCAAGCAATTGCCATTTTTCGAAGAAATGAAAATTCATGCCGTGGTGAACAATCTGACGAATTTGTACTATGCATCGGGCGCCATCGGACCGGAATTTTTCCCTGCCGCCGAAAGAAATTATTGGGTGAACTTCGTTTTTGGGATGTAA